The Desulfomicrobium orale DSM 12838 genome includes a window with the following:
- a CDS encoding ABC transporter ATP-binding protein has translation MNDVYSLRGVGKSYEQGMETVEVLRSVDMTVRPGDSVAIVGASGSGKSTLLQLMGTLDTPSAGAILFQGRDISALGWQERAAIRNKNIGFVFQFHHLLPEFSARENAAMPGIIGGMSRSLALKKADEALARVGLAHRLHHRVTTLSGGERQRAAIARAILLEPQVILADEPTGNLDDRTGREINDLLLNLNQDRNVTLIIVTHNAELARCMGRTLELRSGELYET, from the coding sequence ATGAATGACGTCTACAGCCTGCGCGGCGTCGGCAAATCCTACGAACAGGGCATGGAGACCGTGGAAGTGCTCCGCTCCGTGGATATGACCGTGCGGCCGGGGGACTCGGTGGCCATTGTCGGCGCGTCCGGGTCGGGCAAGAGCACTCTGCTCCAGCTCATGGGCACGCTGGATACGCCCTCGGCGGGCGCCATCCTCTTTCAGGGCCGGGATATTTCCGCCCTGGGCTGGCAGGAGCGGGCCGCCATCCGGAACAAAAACATCGGTTTCGTGTTCCAGTTCCATCACCTGCTGCCCGAATTCTCCGCCCGGGAAAACGCGGCCATGCCCGGCATCATCGGCGGCATGTCCCGCTCCCTGGCCCTGAAAAAGGCGGACGAGGCCCTGGCCCGCGTGGGGCTTGCGCATCGCCTCCATCACAGGGTAACCACCCTGTCCGGCGGAGAGCGCCAGCGGGCGGCCATTGCCCGGGCCATTCTGCTCGAACCGCAGGTCATCCTCGCGGATGAACCCACGGGCAACCTGGACGACCGGACCGGCAGGGAAATCAACGACCTTCTGCTGAATCTGAACCAAGACCGGAACGTGACCCTGATCATCGTCACCCACAACGCGGAACTCGCCCGGTGCATGGGCCGCACCTTGGAACTCCGCTCCGGAGAACTCTATGAGACGTAA
- the bamA gene encoding outer membrane protein assembly factor BamA, giving the protein MRRNVLCFLLLVFFLSGGPALADGPRVIVLPFAINAAQDLAYLEESLPKLLRERLQEKGFSVVSAEETEKLIRTHQIDYLDLGVAKDMALLSNAQYAVYGSFSQAGESISLDTRLVDAHEIKEPKPFFVTKDGLINILPAVDELAARLQSGMLQQDRIASIDVRGNKILDDDVALMRMKIRPGDLYDPKAVNAELKNLYDLGYFDDIQMGLEDEPDGKKLVVTVKEKPLIQAISVIGAEALDEDDILSAISTKTGAVLNPKELAKDMGKVRELYRKDGYYNAKVDYNLEQADGGRARLNIVVNEGKKLYVTNIVIQGAKEFSPSDLKKELALSERGMFSWLTGSGVLREEVLDRDAAALEAYYSNRGFLNAKAGQPVVSHTDEGITVTFQVEEGPRYKVVSVQYSGDMITTPEELNRIVHLDDLAKEKSYFDRSVMRDDLQKLTEYYSNYGYAFAESDVQLSRDETEKSLNVTYALSKGNKISINRVLVDGNVKTRDNVIRREMRLSDGDLYSGEKLRRSNTRLNRLDFFETVEITPEPTPNPDKLNLRVKVKEKPTGMFSAGVGYSSYAKVFFSGQVLERNLFGMGYQLGFKGTISSKSSDYTATFWNPHYDDTDLGMGISLYNTLNEYSDYDKQSVGGRLLFSYPLGEYTDLSWNYRLERYSIEDVDKDADKVIRDLEGKHWASALYASIKRDTTDRRLNPTKGSAYQFSVEYGGGILGGDDDFIKYVADANHYIPAFWSTIFHVHAQGGYVMKNGSDRIPPFERFYLGGMNSVRGYKERTISPVYDKKEGSLGYDEGDEKGGDKSFFFNLEYLVPLHKEMGILGVVFFDAGKTWDDDESIDFDLYKSVGAGIRWYSPLGPLRLEYGYPLDKVKVDDERKGRFEFSVGQFF; this is encoded by the coding sequence ATGAGACGTAATGTCCTTTGTTTTCTGCTTCTTGTCTTCTTCCTCTCCGGCGGTCCGGCTCTGGCCGACGGGCCCCGGGTCATCGTCCTGCCCTTCGCCATCAATGCGGCTCAGGATCTGGCCTATCTGGAAGAAAGCCTGCCCAAGCTGCTGCGCGAACGTCTGCAGGAAAAAGGTTTCTCGGTGGTTTCCGCCGAGGAGACGGAAAAGCTGATCCGCACCCACCAGATCGACTACCTCGATCTGGGCGTGGCCAAGGACATGGCCCTCCTCTCCAACGCCCAGTACGCGGTGTACGGCAGTTTCAGCCAGGCGGGCGAATCCATAAGCCTCGACACCCGGCTGGTGGACGCCCACGAAATCAAGGAGCCCAAGCCGTTTTTCGTGACCAAGGACGGTCTCATCAACATCCTGCCCGCCGTGGACGAACTCGCCGCCAGGCTTCAGAGCGGCATGCTGCAGCAGGACCGCATCGCCAGCATCGATGTGCGCGGCAACAAGATTCTCGATGACGACGTGGCCCTCATGCGTATGAAAATCCGGCCCGGTGACCTCTATGACCCCAAAGCCGTCAACGCCGAGCTCAAGAATCTCTACGATCTCGGATATTTCGACGACATCCAGATGGGTCTGGAAGATGAACCCGACGGGAAGAAGCTGGTTGTCACGGTCAAGGAAAAGCCGCTCATCCAGGCCATCAGCGTGATCGGCGCGGAAGCCCTGGACGAAGACGACATCCTGAGCGCCATCTCCACCAAGACCGGCGCGGTGCTCAATCCCAAGGAACTGGCCAAAGACATGGGCAAGGTCCGGGAACTGTACCGCAAGGACGGCTACTACAACGCCAAGGTCGACTACAATCTGGAACAGGCCGACGGCGGGCGGGCCCGGCTGAACATCGTGGTGAACGAGGGCAAGAAGCTCTATGTGACCAACATCGTCATTCAGGGCGCGAAGGAGTTTTCCCCCAGCGACCTGAAAAAAGAGCTGGCCCTGAGCGAACGGGGCATGTTTTCCTGGCTGACGGGTTCCGGCGTACTGCGGGAAGAGGTTCTGGACCGCGACGCGGCCGCGCTGGAAGCCTACTACAGCAACCGCGGCTTCCTGAACGCCAAGGCCGGCCAGCCGGTGGTCAGCCACACCGATGAGGGGATCACCGTCACCTTCCAGGTGGAGGAAGGCCCCCGCTACAAGGTGGTTTCCGTCCAGTACTCCGGGGACATGATCACCACACCCGAAGAACTGAACAGAATCGTACACCTCGACGACCTGGCCAAGGAAAAAAGCTATTTCGACCGTTCCGTCATGCGGGACGACCTGCAGAAACTCACGGAATACTACTCCAATTACGGCTACGCCTTTGCCGAATCCGACGTTCAGCTTTCCCGCGACGAGACGGAAAAATCTCTGAACGTCACCTACGCCCTGTCCAAAGGCAATAAAATCTCCATCAACCGTGTGCTCGTCGACGGCAACGTCAAAACCAGGGACAACGTCATCCGCCGCGAAATGCGCCTGTCCGACGGCGATCTGTACAGCGGAGAAAAGCTGCGCCGCTCCAACACCCGGCTGAACCGGCTCGACTTTTTCGAGACCGTGGAAATCACACCGGAGCCCACGCCCAACCCGGACAAGCTGAACCTGAGGGTCAAGGTCAAAGAAAAGCCCACGGGCATGTTCTCCGCCGGCGTGGGATATTCCAGCTACGCCAAGGTATTCTTTTCCGGTCAGGTTCTGGAGCGCAATCTTTTCGGCATGGGCTACCAGCTCGGCTTCAAGGGCACCATCAGCTCCAAATCCTCCGACTACACGGCCACGTTCTGGAACCCCCATTACGACGACACGGACCTGGGCATGGGCATCAGCCTGTACAACACCCTGAACGAGTATTCCGACTACGACAAGCAGTCCGTGGGCGGCCGTCTTCTGTTCAGCTATCCGCTGGGCGAATACACGGACCTGTCCTGGAATTACCGCCTGGAGCGCTACTCCATCGAGGATGTGGACAAGGATGCGGACAAGGTCATCAGGGACCTGGAAGGCAAGCACTGGGCCAGCGCCCTGTATGCCTCCATCAAGCGAGACACCACGGACCGGAGGCTCAACCCCACCAAGGGCAGCGCCTATCAGTTTTCCGTGGAATACGGCGGCGGCATCCTGGGCGGCGACGACGACTTCATCAAGTATGTCGCCGACGCCAATCACTACATTCCCGCATTCTGGAGCACCATCTTCCATGTCCATGCGCAGGGCGGATACGTGATGAAAAACGGCAGCGACCGCATTCCTCCCTTTGAGCGCTTCTACCTCGGGGGCATGAACTCCGTGCGCGGCTACAAGGAGCGCACCATCTCCCCGGTCTACGACAAGAAGGAAGGCAGTCTCGGCTATGATGAAGGCGACGAAAAGGGCGGCGACAAGAGCTTTTTCTTCAACCTCGAATATCTGGTGCCCCTGCACAAGGAGATGGGCATCCTGGGCGTGGTCTTCTTCGACGCGGGCAAAACCTGGGATGACGACGAGTCCATTGATTTCGATCTGTACAAGAGCGTAGGGGCGGGCATCCGCTGGTACTCACCGCTGGGGCCGCTGCGTCTGGAGTACGGCTATCCTCTGGACAAGGTCAAAGTTGACGACGAAAGGAAAGGCCGTTTCGAATTTTCCGTGGGTCAGTTCTTTTAA
- a CDS encoding OmpH family outer membrane protein, with translation MRSFILTCFLVLCLCAAASAETKIGFVDMQAVIAKSEPGLKAMEQLKSQFKGMKDNLDAQKKSLDSLREELQKQSMMLSQEAKLDKETQYKRKVRDFQDMGQNYQRKLQQAEQNLSKPIIEKLLTVVQDYGKKNGYTAIFDKQASGLVYQQDSVDLTNAIIAELNKAMRGK, from the coding sequence ATGCGTTCCTTTATTCTGACGTGTTTTCTCGTGTTGTGCCTGTGTGCGGCCGCCAGCGCCGAAACCAAAATCGGCTTCGTGGACATGCAGGCGGTCATCGCCAAATCCGAACCCGGCCTCAAAGCCATGGAACAGCTCAAAAGCCAGTTCAAGGGTATGAAGGACAATCTGGACGCCCAGAAGAAATCCCTGGACAGCCTGCGCGAGGAACTCCAGAAGCAGTCCATGATGCTCAGCCAGGAAGCCAAACTGGACAAGGAAACCCAGTACAAGCGCAAGGTCCGGGATTTTCAGGACATGGGGCAGAATTATCAGCGCAAACTGCAGCAGGCCGAACAGAATCTGTCCAAGCCCATCATCGAAAAGCTGCTGACCGTGGTTCAGGACTACGGCAAGAAGAACGGCTACACGGCCATCTTCGACAAGCAGGCCAGCGGGCTGGTCTACCAGCAGGACAGTGTGGACCTGACCAACGCCATCATCGCCGAGCTGAACAAGGCCATGCGCGGCAAATAA
- a CDS encoding acyl-CoA thioesterase, with amino-acid sequence MTSGAILPEPSCWLEHRVSYGETDAMGVVYYANYLHFFERGRSELIRNLGLGYSAVEEQGIFLPVREASCRYLAPARYDEVIHIHTALSGRTRASLSFVYEITRPDRRTVLTRGFTQHAVVNAQGRPVRIPEWFAALLDEQE; translated from the coding sequence ATGACTTCCGGCGCAATCCTGCCCGAGCCGTCATGCTGGCTCGAACACCGCGTGTCCTACGGCGAAACCGACGCCATGGGCGTGGTCTACTACGCCAACTACCTCCATTTCTTCGAACGGGGCCGAAGCGAGCTGATCCGCAATCTGGGCCTTGGCTACTCCGCCGTGGAGGAACAGGGCATTTTCCTGCCCGTGCGCGAGGCCAGCTGCCGCTATCTGGCTCCGGCCCGCTACGACGAGGTCATCCATATCCACACCGCCCTGTCCGGCCGGACCAGGGCCAGCCTGTCCTTTGTCTATGAAATCACCCGACCCGACAGGCGCACGGTTCTGACCAGAGGTTTTACCCAGCACGCCGTGGTCAACGCCCAGGGGCGGCCGGTGCGGATTCCGGAATGGTTCGCCGCGCTTCTGGACGAACAGGAATGA
- the lysS gene encoding lysine--tRNA ligase, which yields MTQDQANAPSEKQLLRHRKEKAQFLLDAGIPLYPNDFRPSGEIAGVLETHGEKDEEVLLREGQTFALSGRIMALRSFGKATFFHIQDATGRIQVYAQRDDLGAEAYSLFKKFEIGDIVGVTGTLFRTKTGELTVKAVQVRLLSKSMRPLPEKYHGLKDVETRYRQRYVDLLVNDRAREIFRKRTAIIQFIRTFLNERHFMEVETPMMQPIAGGATAKPFKTHHNALDMELYLRIAPELYLKRLLVGGFDRVYEINRNFRNEGIDTRHNPEFTMVEFYWAYAAFADLMDLTEEMFRTLALAVNGSPVVEYQGNAIDMQDGWVRMPFHESLEKIGGVAPNVYTDYGKCRTLVQKLGETVRDDEKLGKLQAKIFDNLVEPKLIQPHFIYHYPTDISPLSRRNDLNPDITDRFELFICGQEMANAFSELNDPADQRGRFEEQVREKASGDDEAHSMDEDYIRALEYGMPPAAGQGIGIDRLVMLLTDSPSIREVILFPLLRPEIAG from the coding sequence TTGACGCAAGACCAAGCCAACGCTCCTTCCGAGAAGCAACTGCTGCGCCACCGCAAGGAAAAGGCCCAGTTTCTGCTCGACGCGGGCATCCCTCTCTACCCCAACGACTTCCGTCCGTCCGGCGAGATCGCCGGTGTGCTGGAAACGCACGGGGAAAAGGACGAAGAGGTCCTCCTCCGGGAAGGACAGACCTTCGCCCTGAGCGGCCGGATCATGGCCCTCCGGTCTTTTGGCAAGGCCACTTTTTTCCACATCCAGGACGCCACCGGCAGAATCCAGGTCTATGCCCAGCGGGACGATCTGGGTGCCGAGGCGTATTCCCTCTTCAAGAAATTCGAGATCGGCGACATCGTCGGCGTCACCGGGACGCTGTTCCGCACCAAGACCGGCGAACTGACCGTCAAGGCCGTTCAGGTCCGCCTGCTGTCCAAGTCCATGCGTCCGCTCCCCGAAAAATACCACGGTCTGAAGGACGTGGAGACCCGCTACCGGCAGCGCTATGTGGACCTTCTGGTCAACGACCGCGCCCGGGAAATCTTCCGCAAGCGTACGGCCATCATCCAGTTCATCCGCACCTTCCTGAACGAACGGCATTTCATGGAAGTGGAAACACCCATGATGCAGCCCATTGCCGGTGGAGCCACAGCCAAGCCGTTCAAGACCCATCACAACGCGCTGGACATGGAGCTCTATCTGCGTATCGCGCCGGAGCTCTACCTGAAGCGACTGCTGGTCGGCGGATTCGACCGGGTCTACGAGATCAACCGCAATTTCCGCAACGAAGGCATCGACACCCGGCACAACCCCGAATTCACCATGGTCGAGTTCTACTGGGCCTATGCCGCATTCGCCGACCTTATGGATCTGACCGAGGAAATGTTTCGCACCCTGGCCCTGGCCGTTAACGGAAGCCCGGTAGTGGAATATCAGGGCAACGCCATCGACATGCAGGATGGCTGGGTGCGCATGCCTTTTCACGAGTCCCTTGAGAAAATCGGCGGGGTGGCTCCGAACGTCTATACAGACTATGGCAAATGCCGGACGCTGGTCCAGAAACTCGGCGAAACCGTGCGCGACGACGAAAAGCTGGGCAAGCTGCAGGCCAAAATTTTCGACAATCTGGTGGAGCCCAAGCTCATCCAGCCGCATTTCATCTACCACTACCCGACGGACATTTCACCGCTTTCGCGACGGAACGACCTCAACCCGGACATCACGGACCGCTTTGAACTCTTCATCTGCGGCCAGGAAATGGCCAACGCCTTTTCGGAACTGAACGACCCGGCCGACCAGCGCGGCCGTTTCGAGGAGCAGGTCCGGGAAAAAGCCTCCGGCGACGACGAGGCCCACTCCATGGACGAGGATTACATCCGTGCGCTGGAATACGGCATGCCTCCGGCCGCCGGGCAGGGTATCGGCATCGACCGGCTGGTCATGCTGCTCACGGATTCGCCCTCCATCCGGGAAGTGATCCTGTTCCCGCTGCTCCGGCCCGAAATCGCCGGTTGA
- a CDS encoding lipoprotein-releasing ABC transporter permease subunit: MYFELFVSLRYLLARRKQAFISVISLISVFGVAIGVASLIVVLGVMTGFGNNLRDKILGLNAHLVVGSVQQTLRGYQELIRKSRELPDIEAATPFIYYEAMLSTPSGVKGVVLRGVDAATAGQVLTVEKDMTEGSLADLNAPGAAPGIIIGKELASRLGVTVGGRVSLLSPSGKKSAAGFSPKIFFFNVVGTFKSGMFEYDSSLAFISIPEAQKILGFEGDFVTGIEYRVRDINNVQPVGERLLNTLGGFPLYMRNWIEMNQNLFAALKLEKTAMAIILTMIVLVGSFSIITTLVMMVMEKTKDIAVLMALGATPAQIRNIFMLQGSLIGAVGTSLGFGLGLTLCALLKKYQFIKLPLDVYALDHLPVEIQLLDITCIALAALALCFLATLYPARQAARMQPTEALRYE; this comes from the coding sequence ATGTACTTCGAACTGTTCGTATCCCTGCGGTATCTCCTGGCCCGGCGCAAGCAGGCCTTCATCTCCGTCATCTCGCTCATTTCCGTGTTCGGCGTGGCCATCGGCGTGGCCTCGCTCATTGTGGTTCTGGGGGTCATGACCGGCTTTGGCAACAATCTGCGGGACAAAATTCTGGGCCTCAACGCCCACCTTGTCGTCGGCTCCGTGCAGCAGACCCTGCGGGGCTACCAGGAGCTGATCCGGAAAAGCCGGGAACTCCCGGACATCGAAGCCGCCACCCCGTTCATTTACTACGAGGCCATGCTCTCCACCCCCTCCGGGGTAAAGGGCGTAGTGCTGCGGGGTGTGGATGCGGCCACGGCGGGACAGGTGCTGACCGTGGAAAAGGACATGACCGAGGGCTCCCTGGCCGACCTGAACGCTCCAGGTGCGGCTCCAGGCATCATCATCGGCAAAGAACTGGCCTCCCGGCTGGGCGTGACCGTGGGCGGCCGGGTCAGCCTGCTTTCGCCCAGCGGCAAAAAATCCGCCGCTGGCTTTTCCCCGAAAATCTTCTTTTTCAATGTCGTCGGCACGTTCAAATCGGGGATGTTCGAATACGACTCTTCCCTGGCCTTCATTTCCATCCCCGAGGCCCAGAAAATCCTGGGCTTCGAGGGAGACTTCGTAACCGGCATCGAATACCGGGTCCGCGACATAAACAACGTCCAGCCCGTCGGCGAGCGTCTGCTGAACACCCTGGGCGGCTTTCCGCTCTACATGCGCAACTGGATCGAAATGAACCAGAACCTCTTCGCGGCCCTCAAGCTGGAGAAGACGGCCATGGCCATCATCCTGACCATGATCGTCCTGGTGGGCTCCTTTTCCATCATCACCACCCTGGTCATGATGGTCATGGAGAAAACCAAGGACATCGCCGTGCTCATGGCTCTCGGAGCCACGCCCGCCCAGATACGCAATATCTTCATGCTGCAGGGCAGCCTCATCGGGGCGGTGGGCACATCACTGGGATTCGGACTGGGACTGACCCTGTGCGCCCTGCTCAAGAAGTACCAGTTCATCAAGCTGCCGCTGGACGTCTACGCTCTGGACCACCTGCCTGTGGAGATCCAGCTTCTGGACATAACCTGCATCGCACTGGCCGCCCTGGCCCTGTGTTTCCTGGCCACTCTGTACCCAGCCAGACAGGCGGCCAGGATGCAGCCCACCGAGGCCCTGCGCTATGAATGA
- the fabZ gene encoding 3-hydroxyacyl-ACP dehydratase FabZ, with protein sequence MMKPESGEIVTRDIFDLLPHRYPFLLVDRVLSFEPMKSIHAIKSVSINEPFFQGHFPSYPVMPGVLILEALAQAGGIMVIKSLPGADTMGKIFLFTGMEKVRFRRPVFPGDQLHLHVTYERHKMMMWKTSGKAMVDGKIAAEGILTASVVEREDL encoded by the coding sequence ATCATGAAGCCGGAATCCGGTGAAATTGTCACCCGCGACATTTTCGACCTGCTCCCCCACCGCTATCCGTTCCTTCTGGTGGACCGGGTGCTGTCCTTCGAACCCATGAAGTCCATTCACGCCATAAAAAGCGTGTCCATCAACGAGCCCTTTTTTCAGGGCCATTTTCCGTCCTACCCGGTCATGCCCGGCGTGCTCATTCTGGAAGCTCTGGCCCAGGCCGGAGGTATCATGGTCATCAAGAGCCTGCCCGGAGCCGATACCATGGGAAAAATTTTTCTGTTCACGGGCATGGAGAAAGTCCGCTTCCGCCGTCCGGTTTTTCCGGGCGATCAGTTGCACCTGCATGTCACCTATGAACGCCACAAGATGATGATGTGGAAGACCAGCGGCAAAGCCATGGTGGACGGCAAGATCGCGGCCGAGGGCATTCTGACGGCCTCCGTGGTGGAGAGGGAAGATTTATGA
- the lpxA gene encoding acyl-ACP--UDP-N-acetylglucosamine O-acyltransferase, with product MTAVHPTAVVHPRAILGTDVVVGPYAIIEEDTAIGDGTRIDAGAQIKRYTRMGVRNHVHSMACVGGEPQDLKFQGEESHLEIGDNNKIREFSTIHRGTEGGGGVTRVGSGNLIMAYAHIAHDCAIGDNNVLANAATLAGHVTVGSEVVVGGLSAAHQFVNIGDYAFIGGKTGVAQDVPPFMLAVGERATLRGLNLIGLRRHGFSSEEIHALKSAYKLIWRSNQERNEVMQQVETELGHFPQVMKLLEFIRASKRGTITPERI from the coding sequence ATGACCGCCGTTCACCCGACGGCCGTGGTGCATCCCAGGGCGATTCTCGGAACGGATGTCGTTGTCGGTCCCTATGCCATCATCGAGGAAGACACGGCCATCGGCGACGGCACGCGTATCGATGCGGGCGCGCAGATCAAACGCTATACCCGGATGGGTGTGCGCAATCATGTGCACTCCATGGCCTGTGTGGGCGGCGAGCCCCAGGATCTGAAGTTCCAGGGCGAGGAAAGCCATCTGGAGATCGGAGACAACAACAAAATCCGCGAATTTTCGACCATCCATCGCGGCACCGAGGGCGGCGGCGGCGTAACCCGTGTGGGATCGGGCAACCTGATCATGGCCTATGCCCATATCGCCCATGACTGCGCCATCGGCGACAACAATGTGCTGGCCAATGCCGCGACCCTGGCGGGACATGTGACCGTGGGCAGCGAGGTCGTGGTGGGAGGGTTGTCCGCCGCGCACCAGTTCGTCAACATCGGGGACTACGCCTTCATCGGCGGGAAGACCGGCGTGGCCCAGGATGTGCCTCCTTTCATGCTGGCTGTCGGTGAACGGGCCACCCTGCGCGGCCTGAACCTCATCGGCCTGCGCCGCCACGGCTTCTCCTCAGAAGAAATCCACGCCCTCAAATCCGCCTACAAGCTGATCTGGCGCTCCAATCAGGAACGAAACGAGGTCATGCAGCAAGTAGAAACGGAACTCGGTCACTTCCCGCAGGTCATGAAACTGCTGGAGTTCATCCGGGCCAGCAAACGCGGCACCATCACACCGGAACGGATTTGA
- a CDS encoding LpxI family protein, with amino-acid sequence MTEPGSNMILGIIAGGGVFPFTVADNAKAAGVRVIGAGFLSDTDPAFPARCDDFLWLKLGQLGRLIDFFQKKGVTHVVMAGPVNKPRALNLRPDWRAARLLLALKTRGDDALLRAVGAELEKEGMRLMAPHVFSPELHAPQGILSCRPPDERELRDIEFGWDMAERLGDMDIGQCLVVRDGVVLAVEAIEGTNAAIRRGGELGGPGAVVVKRPKRGQDRRLDLPAVGLETVRAMAEVKASCLACEAGQTLFFDRIGALALADEHSMAIVGRI; translated from the coding sequence ATGACAGAACCCGGCTCGAACATGATTTTGGGCATCATCGCCGGTGGCGGCGTCTTTCCTTTCACAGTGGCCGACAACGCGAAGGCCGCGGGCGTCCGCGTCATAGGCGCAGGATTTCTTTCCGATACGGATCCGGCTTTCCCCGCCCGCTGTGATGATTTCCTGTGGCTGAAGCTGGGACAACTGGGCCGGCTCATAGATTTTTTTCAGAAAAAAGGTGTCACCCATGTGGTCATGGCCGGGCCCGTGAACAAGCCCCGCGCCCTGAACCTGCGGCCGGACTGGCGGGCGGCCCGTCTGCTCCTTGCCTTGAAAACACGCGGCGACGACGCCCTCCTTCGCGCCGTGGGTGCAGAGCTGGAAAAAGAGGGGATGCGGCTTATGGCCCCGCATGTCTTTTCCCCCGAACTGCATGCCCCGCAAGGCATTCTGTCCTGCCGCCCGCCCGATGAGCGGGAACTCCGGGATATTGAATTCGGGTGGGACATGGCGGAGCGGCTGGGGGATATGGATATCGGCCAGTGTCTGGTGGTCAGGGACGGAGTCGTGCTGGCCGTGGAGGCCATCGAAGGGACCAACGCCGCCATCCGGCGCGGCGGAGAACTGGGCGGACCGGGCGCGGTGGTCGTCAAGCGGCCCAAACGCGGTCAGGACAGACGCCTGGACCTTCCGGCTGTCGGTCTGGAAACGGTGCGGGCCATGGCCGAAGTCAAAGCTTCCTGCCTGGCCTGCGAGGCCGGACAGACCCTGTTCTTCGACCGCATCGGCGCGCTGGCCCTGGCGGATGAGCATTCCATGGCCATCGTGGGGCGTATCTGA
- the lpxD gene encoding UDP-3-O-(3-hydroxymyristoyl)glucosamine N-acyltransferase has translation MLLSEIAGELGLSYDGRDKDITGVNTLRDASGTEISFLANPKYAADLATTEAAAVITAAAHPGRDCLISANPYLDFARCVRLFAKDQGSFSGTSHLAWIHPEAEIAPDTTIYPFASIGAGTIVESGVRIFSGVYIGENCRIGKGTTIYPNCTLMAGTIVGERVIIHPGAVLGSDGFGFAGAPEGLTKFPQVGRTVIEDDVEIGANTTIDRAALGETRVGRGTKIDNLVQLGHNVRTGQNCILVAQVGIAGSTILGNGVVLAGQAGLGGHLHLGDGCRIGGKSGVNQDVPPGQDMSGYPAMPHGAFLRSAAVIPKLPEMKRRLGRLEKELAALREQLANQEEP, from the coding sequence ATGCTGCTTTCGGAAATAGCGGGGGAACTGGGGCTGTCTTATGATGGCCGGGACAAGGATATCACGGGGGTCAACACCCTGCGCGACGCCTCCGGCACGGAGATCTCCTTCCTGGCAAACCCCAAATACGCGGCGGATCTGGCCACGACCGAAGCCGCCGCTGTCATCACGGCGGCGGCTCATCCCGGCCGGGACTGCCTGATCAGCGCCAATCCCTATCTGGATTTCGCCCGCTGTGTGCGGCTCTTCGCCAAGGATCAGGGCAGCTTTTCCGGCACCAGTCATCTGGCCTGGATTCATCCCGAAGCCGAAATCGCCCCTGACACCACCATCTATCCCTTTGCCAGCATCGGCGCGGGGACCATTGTGGAATCCGGCGTACGCATTTTCAGCGGCGTGTACATCGGCGAAAACTGCCGCATCGGAAAAGGGACGACCATCTATCCCAACTGCACGCTCATGGCCGGCACCATCGTGGGCGAGCGTGTCATCATCCATCCCGGGGCAGTGCTTGGCAGCGACGGGTTCGGATTTGCCGGAGCACCCGAGGGCCTGACCAAATTCCCGCAGGTCGGCCGCACAGTCATCGAGGATGACGTGGAAATCGGCGCCAATACCACCATCGACCGGGCGGCTCTGGGCGAAACCAGAGTCGGACGGGGCACGAAAATCGATAACCTGGTCCAGCTCGGCCACAATGTGCGCACCGGACAGAATTGCATTCTGGTGGCCCAGGTGGGCATTGCCGGTTCCACGATTCTGGGCAACGGCGTTGTGCTGGCCGGACAGGCCGGACTAGGAGGACATCTGCATCTGGGTGACGGCTGCCGCATCGGCGGCAAATCCGGAGTAAACCAAGATGTGCCGCCTGGGCAGGATATGAGCGGCTATCCGGCCATGCCCCACGGCGCTTTTCTGCGCTCCGCAGCGGTCATTCCCAAACTGCCCGAAATGAAGCGGCGGCTGGGCAGGCTGGAAAAAGAGCTGGCCGCCCTCAGAGAGCAACTCGCCAATCAGGAAGAACCATGA